DNA from Rosa rugosa chromosome 6, drRosRugo1.1, whole genome shotgun sequence:
GCTGGTCTTCTCAGCACAGAGAGAAATTAATAGATAGGTAATTAGCCAAAAATTATTGAATAAAGAAAAGGACAAAGCTCACATGACCCAAAACCCCATATCCTTCATATCATGGgtccctagctagctagctatgtaTAAcagtttcttcttctccctcagTCCCCTCGCtcctttctttcttctcaaGAAGAAAAACTGAAGACGGATGTGTTTTTCTGCTTTCTTCTCACTTCTGAAGAACATCTAGCTCAGCTTCATCAATGGAGGTAATTAATAATCAGCTACTAAATTGAGCAGTACAATTAAAGCAACATCATCGGTCAGCCATCTGGTCCTTGCATATGCATGATGATCTCTCTTCTCTTATCTGGCTTGGTCAACAGTACCCAACAACTACTATTCCACCTTACTTATGATGTTTAGGGTTCGAGTGAAAGAAGCCACCGGCCCTTTTACTGTGGGACTCAAACTGAGAGCTAGATAGAGCTCCCTTTTGGCTATCTCTAAGTCTCTAGGGCCTCAGAGATCTAAGCAATTAACTGGGTAGTTGCTCCAGGTAAGGTCTTGTAATTCATTCATTATCGGTATTTATGATCTTAATctttccattttatttttcactgaTTAATTAAGATTACTATACTGAGCAGGTAGGGTTTTGAATCATATTGCTCCAGATCCAGGAATTGATATACAGTTAGGCTGAAATTGGAGGTGGGTCATGGAGTACTTTGTGCAAGGAGATCAAAAAGGGTATTCTGATAAAGAAGAGGatcaagaagaggaagaagaagacaagaacCACATCATTAACAGTAAGTACTTATCTCCTTCTTACAATTATgggtcatcatcatcctcctcccaaACCCCAGAAGCCATAAACTTCATGGACTTGTCACTAAGAAATGCGAAAGACAacgacaacaacaacaacaacaacaacaacgatTGGCCCCCAAACAGTGAGCGAGAGCACATGTTTGACAAAGTTGTTACCCCAAGTGATGTGGGCAAGCTCAACCGTCTAGtgatcccaaaacaacatgccGAGAAGTACTTCCCACTTGATTCGTCCACCAACGAGAAGGGTCTGTTATTAAACTTCCAGGACCGGACTGGGAAGCCGTGGCGGTTCAGGTACTCTTACTGGAACAGTAGCCAGAGCTATGTGATGACCAAAGGCTGGAGCCGGTTTGTCAAGGACAAGAAGCTTGATGCTGGTGACATTGTGTCCTTCGAGCGGAGTGTAAGGGACTCAAATGTCTTGTACATTGACTGGAAACGCCGCCCTCCGCCTCCTCTACCCCCTAATCAAACTTCTCTCTGGGGAGGTGGAGGGCGATTTTACTCGCTGCAGCGGCCTCCACTAATGTCAATGCCGCTGCGGCATCACGAGCATTTTCATTACAACATTCACCATCCATACCATCACCAGTATCAGTATCATCAGATCAACCCCTACCaactgcagcagcagcagcagcaacaacaacaatactACCACCACAGAGGAATTAGTCCCGCCGTGGTGATTGATTCAGTGCCACTGGTCCaacatcatcaccatcaccatggTAAAAATATGAGTCCTACTACTAATAAGCGGCTTAGGCTGTTTGGTGTGAACATGGAGTACAGTCCAATGCAAGAAGATGAACCAGAACAATGTCAGATATTGTCTTCCACAGTGGCTTCGCTCTCTCCAcatcaacatcatcatcatcatcaccttcCTTCTTCTTCGCTTTCTCAACCTCTGGAATTAAGGCTGCCCAATTATGCTGCCCCACTGGCCGGTTCAGCGGATCAGCTGCTTTCTGAAAAGGGAAAATCTACTTCCTTGTCGTTTTATTCGGATCCCTAACCTGCATTTGATGAGGCTTAGTTCAGATACAGGAAAACCTGCTACTTCCTTGTCGTTTATAATTGTCTTTGATCATTAGGAACTATATTATATATAAAACAAAGTGATATATGAATTAGCAAATCAATTTCTTTACAGCAATATATATTACGGGTTCTACTAGCTAGTAGTTGATACTATGCACTTTGAATACATTGATCATATCATTGGATCACTTTCACATCTAAATCTAAGACACAAAAAAGTTGACAGTACTGATGATAAATTCTTTGGTTTAAAGATCCATCAATTGCGAAAAACAATGTATGTATGCCAAGGTATGGAACAACTAAGTCTAATTAAGGGCAGTAGTACTTAAAACTCTCAGTGTTTTATACAGACTTACAATATACAGGTATTTATTCAGTAAATTTATACATCAAACATTTGATTTTTATGCCATATCGTTGTTTACCAGTTATGTGCTTATCTTTCTGTACTTTCTGAATTGTGTTAATTAAGTGTTTACTTAGTTGCTTGCTGCTGCAGCTGCTAAGTTAGGCATCCTTTACAGCTGGTAAGGCGCGGAAACTTCAGTGATATTGTCAAGAGGTATAGCATGAATAGCTCCCACATATATTCAAAATCTCTAGTACCATATGCATTGTCAAGTATTTtaccctagctagctagttttaATCTTGGTAGTTAAATGTACGTAGTCGTCTTAATCAGTTTTGGTTCTGTCTTAATTACTTTGGATAGGAGTAATCCCTTTGTTTACTTCATACGTGTTATACTACATATATAGTTAAATTAATCACCCAAGAGAAATGTAAGAAGTCTGATGCTAGCTTCTGATACAAATTTTTCTTCGAAACGGTGTGTTTTGTAGATCTATATTGAAAATATATGTAGATTCAAGTGCTTCAAGTATACATCGCCTTTGTGTAATTCATGCTAATTTGCTCACAAGTCTAGCTAATCATGCATCTCCCATTTCTTAGTTATGATTTTCACCTCGTGATCATGATTTGTACTTATCAATCCTCAAGCTTATTAATTGGTTATCTTATTAATTTTAACATATATAAGGTACGTATATTAGAGGATAAAGTAGTGTATTGTTAGTTAATCATGTTAAGTATATACGAATTTATTACATGTCATGGATGATGGAAAACAGTCAAAACACAAACAAATAATTATCAAAGAAAGGCAGCTCACATCTAACATGAAGTACGATCACATATATAGACTTGATTGCTTAAGATGATAATTAAGTACTACACACTCTTCAACTAACTGCTTCACGTTATCCCTCTTAGTCCGAGTCTTATAATAATTAGTCGCAGTACGTTCTTAATTGCAAGTGTTGCACTAGTTATGCATATATTTACTCCATGAAAAGCTTAATCAGAACGTACTATAAAGTATAAACATGTTTCCTTTTCTATGTGGTGATTGGTAAGGTTCCAAAAAATATAATGCTGCTGTGagattagagcatctttagcaatgctagctattttttagttaaattttagctaaaataactaaaaagtcattttagctagccactttagagcatctttagcaatgccatttttgagtcaaattttagctaaagtagctaaaaagttattttagctagccactttagaattacgtctgcatcaatgctctctatttgagttagttttgaatttatattattttttaaataaatattaaatagtttaattgtatttataaattacataaaataacttaaaatgaatgttttaaattatagagagcctcatcccgctctctatatttaggagcgagatatctaaaagttataatagagagccacttaggagtctggtgcagctgctaaaatagataaaaaaactaaacatgctctccaaaatagctaaggagccacaatagagagtctgctaaagatgctcttagaaaTATATttgtatcagtgctctctattttagctaattttgattttatattattttttaaagaaatattaaatagtttaaatgtatttataaattacataaagtaactcaaaatgaatgttttaaattatagagagtctcatctcgctctctatatttaggagcgagatagttaaaagttataatagagagttacttaggagtctggtgcagctgctaaaatagataaaaagctaaacatgctctctaaaatagccgataagccaaaatagagagtctgctaaagatgctcttagggtTCATATATTTAGTGTAACTCAACAAATTCCAGTGCCTGACTGATGCCCCGCTAATACAGTAATCTTTCACTGAATCAATATATATCATGCTTTATAGTTATTTACAGTAGATGATTCTTCCAATCTAGCTATTATATATGTAGTTTTAATGTAAATATAAAAGAAGTGATAATCTTGCTGATCGGACTATATTTTTTGGACCTGAGTTTCAGAGCTTACTCCATAATTATTCATAATTCATAAGAATATATAATTCATACCAATATCAAATGATATTAATCAATCTCAAACAGCTAGCATGTAggataattaattaatatatatatcttcACTGGCTCGAGGAAATGGAAATCCTAATTTGATTTTCTGGATGTATGTAGCTAgcataaaaaacaaaagaaattaatataaatgaaagtatatatgtatatacttTAAAGTTGTATATCAGTGCGAAGCTTAATTCAAGCGGTGATCGAGTATCTAAAATGGTTGGTTCAATGATGCACATAATATATAGATTAAGGAAAATCATTAGACATGCT
Protein-coding regions in this window:
- the LOC133715651 gene encoding B3 domain-containing transcription factor NGA1-like; translated protein: MEYFVQGDQKGYSDKEEDQEEEEEDKNHIINSKYLSPSYNYGSSSSSSQTPEAINFMDLSLRNAKDNDNNNNNNNNDWPPNSEREHMFDKVVTPSDVGKLNRLVIPKQHAEKYFPLDSSTNEKGLLLNFQDRTGKPWRFRYSYWNSSQSYVMTKGWSRFVKDKKLDAGDIVSFERSVRDSNVLYIDWKRRPPPPLPPNQTSLWGGGGRFYSLQRPPLMSMPLRHHEHFHYNIHHPYHHQYQYHQINPYQLQQQQQQQQQYYHHRGISPAVVIDSVPLVQHHHHHHGKNMSPTTNKRLRLFGVNMEYSPMQEDEPEQCQILSSTVASLSPHQHHHHHHLPSSSLSQPLELRLPNYAAPLAGSADQLLSEKGKSTSLSFYSDP